AAGTTCGCTCATAAACGGGGGAGAAAACGGTTGACGACCCGGAACGGTCGACACGGAACCTCACCATGTCTACACATCATTTTTAATTTTTGTCTAGACATATGGAAAACCGGGGCCATCGTCCTCATCAGGTTCCTGCGCTTGCAAGGCACGCGCAGGTTTCCCGTCACCTCATGCCCAACCCCCGGCCCAATGTTCGCTTCCTGTGGTCATCCCGGCTGCGCACCGGAGGTGGCGCGATTACCTGACCCCTGAGCACGGCGCATCCAACCCAAATCATTTTTTTTATCTTCGGCGATGAGCGCACCTGTCATCGAACTGGTCGACATCTACAAATCATTCGGCAGCACCCGGGTGCTCGAAGGCGTCAGCCTGCCCCTGTACCCCGGCGAAGTGCATTCCCTGATGGGTGAGAACGGCGCAGGCAAAAGCACCCTGGTCAAAATCATGGCCGGGCTGTACCTGCCCGACCGGGGCGCGGTTCGCATCAACGGCCAGCAGGTGCTCTTCCGGTCGACGGCGCAGGCGCAGCACGCCGGGGTGTCCGTCATTTATCAGGAGCCGACGCTGTTTCGCGACCTGTCCATCGCCGAAAACGTCTTCATGCACCGGCAGCCGACGACGCGTTACGGCTGGATTGATTACGCCGCGATGAACCGGGCGGTGGCCGAACACCTCAAGCAGTTAGGCGTTTCGCTGCGGCCTGAGGACCCGGTGCTGGGGTTGAGCATCGCCGACCAGCAGATCGTCGAGATCATCAAGGCGCTGACGTTCGAGGCCAAGGTGCTGATCATGGACGAACCGACCGCCGCCCTTTCGCTCGAGGAGGTAAAGCGCCTGTTCCAGGTGGTGGAACGCCTGCGCGGCAAAGGGGTGGCGCTGATGTTTGTTTCCCACCGGTTGGAGGAAGTTTTCGCCATTTCCCAGCGCATCACCGTGATGCGCGACGGACGGGTGGTTGGGTCGGGACCAATCCAGGAATGGACCACCGAGGAGGTGATCCGCAAGATGGTAGGGCGCTCCCTGGACGCGCTTTACCCGAAAGAGAAGGTCGAACCGGGTAAAACCGTGCTGCGTGTAGCCGGCCTGCGCCGGGCCGGCGTGTTTAAGGACATCAGCTTCGAGGTGCGCCAGGGCGAGATCGTCGGGCTGGCCGGGTTGGTGGGCGCAGGCCGAAGCGAGGTCGCCCGCGCGATCTTTGGGATCGATCCCCTGGACGCCGGGGACGTGTCGGTGGACGGGATCACCTTACGCAACCACAGCCCGCAGGAGGCGATGGCGGCCGGGATCGGCCTGGTGCCTGAAGACCGCCAGCAACAGGGGTTGGTGATGGACATGACGGTGATGCGCAACGCCACCCTGACCGTCCTGGGCCAGGTGCAACGCTTCGGCCTGGTCTCACGGGCTAAAGAGCGGGCGATCTCCGCGCAGTGGACCCAGCGCATGCGGCTCAAAGGGCACATCGAGGAACCGGCTAATATTTTGTCAGGCGGCAACCAGCAAAAGGTGGTTCTGGCCAAATGGCTGGCTACCAAACCGAAGTTGCTCATTGTCGATGAACCGACCCGCGGCGTCGACGTGGGCGCCAAGTCGGAGGTTCACCGGACCCTGAGCCAACTCGCCAAGGAAGGGATGGCGATTATCATGATCTCCAGCGATTTGCCTGAAGTGATCGGGATGGCCGAT
The window above is part of the Verrucomicrobiota bacterium genome. Proteins encoded here:
- a CDS encoding sugar ABC transporter ATP-binding protein → MSAPVIELVDIYKSFGSTRVLEGVSLPLYPGEVHSLMGENGAGKSTLVKIMAGLYLPDRGAVRINGQQVLFRSTAQAQHAGVSVIYQEPTLFRDLSIAENVFMHRQPTTRYGWIDYAAMNRAVAEHLKQLGVSLRPEDPVLGLSIADQQIVEIIKALTFEAKVLIMDEPTAALSLEEVKRLFQVVERLRGKGVALMFVSHRLEEVFAISQRITVMRDGRVVGSGPIQEWTTEEVIRKMVGRSLDALYPKEKVEPGKTVLRVAGLRRAGVFKDISFEVRQGEIVGLAGLVGAGRSEVARAIFGIDPLDAGDVSVDGITLRNHSPQEAMAAGIGLVPEDRQQQGLVMDMTVMRNATLTVLGQVQRFGLVSRAKERAISAQWTQRMRLKGHIEEPANILSGGNQQKVVLAKWLATKPKLLIVDEPTRGVDVGAKSEVHRTLSQLAKEGMAIIMISSDLPEVIGMADRVLVMHEGKLTAELSRAEAAEETIMFAATGQTGSLHDTKAKAALNGQHDRKAEATPNGPP